The following coding sequences lie in one Polynucleobacter sp. HIN7 genomic window:
- a CDS encoding Bug family tripartite tricarboxylate transporter substrate binding protein, producing the protein MYKTVLSRMKFALGLVAASSIAFTSPSIQAQSWPDKPVKLVIPFAAGGTTDILGRLLAQQLSTEWKQNVIVENKGGAGGNIAADLVAKSPADGYTIMLASGSMLTVNPYLYKKLPIDYDKDFKVITNVASGPMLLSVNPKVPAKNVKELIALAKTKNLNFGSAGIGSQVHMAGENFTYAAGINATHVPYKGESAALNDLVAGQIDFMVGNLTAATGFAKSGQIRPLGVTSTKRVPQLPDVPTIAETIPGFENTGWFGLVVPSGTPNAIVDKIYRSTLEAFKNPEFKARVEGAGLTPVLNTPQEFAAQIKKEGANWEKIVKARNLSQ; encoded by the coding sequence ATGTATAAAACCGTACTTAGTCGTATGAAGTTTGCCTTGGGTCTTGTGGCGGCCAGTTCGATCGCGTTCACAAGCCCTTCGATTCAGGCGCAAAGCTGGCCTGATAAGCCTGTAAAGCTTGTGATTCCCTTTGCTGCTGGTGGTACAACCGATATTTTGGGTCGTTTGTTGGCCCAGCAATTAAGCACCGAGTGGAAACAAAACGTGATTGTGGAGAACAAAGGCGGTGCGGGAGGCAATATCGCTGCGGATTTAGTAGCTAAGTCCCCTGCCGATGGATACACCATCATGCTGGCTTCAGGCAGTATGTTGACCGTAAATCCCTACCTTTATAAGAAATTGCCAATCGATTACGACAAGGATTTCAAGGTTATAACCAATGTCGCAAGCGGCCCAATGCTTCTATCGGTAAACCCAAAGGTGCCTGCGAAGAACGTTAAGGAATTAATTGCATTGGCTAAAACCAAGAACCTCAACTTTGGTTCTGCAGGTATTGGTAGCCAAGTGCATATGGCGGGTGAAAACTTTACCTATGCTGCTGGCATCAATGCCACCCACGTTCCTTACAAGGGTGAATCTGCAGCATTAAACGACTTGGTTGCTGGTCAAATTGATTTTATGGTGGGTAACTTAACTGCTGCGACTGGGTTTGCAAAATCGGGGCAGATTCGTCCTCTGGGCGTTACCAGTACGAAACGTGTTCCACAATTACCAGACGTACCTACCATTGCAGAAACAATTCCTGGTTTTGAAAACACGGGTTGGTTTGGTTTGGTGGTCCCTTCTGGCACACCCAACGCGATTGTCGACAAAATTTATCGCTCAACTCTAGAAGCCTTTAAGAACCCTGAGTTCAAGGCACGCGTTGAAGGTGCTGGCTTAACCCCGGTTCTTAATACACCACAAGAATTCGCAGCTCAGATTAAAAAAGAAGGTGCAAACTGGGAAAAGATTGTGAAGGCTCGCAATTTAAGTCAATAA